AGGGAGTACATCAAGACCTATACAACCACACATTGTTACATCAATAATTTTTGCAAGTCTATCTGAAGGTCTAACCACTGGCCTCTAAAGGTTACTATGAGCTACAATCGTTGTAGGATTCATATACGTAATTAACAAACAAAGCTTATTTGCCTATCAGGAGCCTGGGTTGTGAAAGTCTTTACCTTGCTGGTGTCATTATTTTGTAAACACTAGCAAGGCCTTAACAGGGCGGTGATGGAGAATTCATCAACTCCAggaatacaaaaaaataatatactAGCAAACAAGATCAGGAAAGCAGCTGCCTACAGAACAGAAGGAAGCCAGCCCAACACAATGGGGAATAAGAAACTATTTCAAATTATTGCccagaacacaaaacaaaaagtagcAACACATCTGATGGAGCCCCATCCTGGGATGCCATGGCAACTGTATTTGGCCATTCAGAATCCATGGTGTTGCACTAACACAGCATGTTACGCAGACACTTTGGCCATCTTGGAACATTTTGATCATCGTCATGTCTGCCATTTGTAACTGCAAAATAATAGGAATAACTATTCAAACAAGCACATTACATTCTCCAACAGCAGTAGGTTTTacagaagttttttttagtGGGATGGCTTATTAGAAGTGGATTAGACATACAAAGACTTCAGTGTGGTGGCCGGACCACAGACCACAGTTCCCTTGGACAACACCTCCCCGAGAGCTGTGGTGCAGGTGCACGTTTTTCAGGAGCAGAAAAAGATGGGTGCTAATCACACCGCTGTTTTTCAATATTCATCTACACCCCTGAGTAAGCCAGAGAGAAATACAGGCATGGGGAACAGGGGAAAAGGCTGAAGAAACACACGAAAGGGGACTAAATTCCCATGGTGAAGGTGGCTTGAGGGACTGTGCTTGTTGGAGCGGCGAGGCGTAGACAGGTTAGTCTTCGTCGTCGTTCTCATCGTactcatcctcatcatcatcatcccccATGTACGACACTGGGGTCTCCACACGAGACCCACTGTAGTGAGAGTCATTCGAGCTGGAGGCCATGGTGCCGTCAGGGCAGCCATCACTacgaggaggagaggatgattttaatgttcagtttgaAAATAGGTCAGTGCTGGAATGAATGTGATAGAGTAACATCTGCCTTCTGCCACATTTGTTGGTTAAATTACAGGTAATTACAGAAAATTACAGGCTTCTCACCTGCTTGCAGGGTAACGGGCTCCATTTGAAGATGACCCTCCAGTGATGTAGACGTTACTGATAGGACCCTTTGCCAtctctggaaaaagaaaaacattcattaataaatacattcattaataaataaatattactgatGATTGTTGAATTTGTCATCTTTTCTCTTGCAGCAGAAACCAGATCTAACAAGTTCTaagtaatttttattttctccacaaGTTCTTTTTAagtatattttttctttcagtacCAACCAGCTGGAATCAGCAGGGAAAATCTTAATGCCACTTTCACATGCTCCTGGGTCTTCACAGATACATTATATAAGGCATAAAAGTGCAGTCGTTGACTCATCATACAGAAGGTTTAGGGCTATGAACTTAATGAAAATCAGTGACCAGTCagagacaaaatacagaaaaaataaattaaaaatttaacaGTGACTACTGCTACTCGTTGAGAATGAGATCTGATTCTGCATTCCAGCTACAGTACAACCAAAAGCTAATCTACGTTCAACTTTAGGAAAATATATTCTGGCAAAGTTGATCGACAGTTGGGCAAAAGCCAATGCCACCCTTGTTGTTCATCATCAACTGATaaatttttttaacaaaatagGAAAAAAGACAACCACTGTagacatgaaacatgaaacaaatgtCTTGAACATGAAACAAACGCTGCCGCCACCACTTCTGTGTAAGGACGgcagctgtattaaaaaaaacaaatgtccaGGCGGAGCAGGGGATGTAAAATATGTGCTCAACACAGCCCTACTGGTTTATCAGATGCCCTATATGCATGTGTGACCttattacaaaatattaaaaaatatcacaTCATCATAATCTAATATAGGGAATAGAAAGATGATCTTAATACAGGTGCAAAGAGGCATGGAGGTACAatttataaagaaaatctgTACTTTCAAAGATACTCTTGAAAACTAGACACTTTGTAGTGATTAAGTTCAGACAATTTCTACTTTTATTCAACTTACAGGACTGGGTAATTACCCTGATTTGGGTATGACAAATTCATTTTATAACATCAACACCAAATTTCTAACACCTGCTGTACTATAAGCAACAGCTGACatcaaaagtttttttttttttttaaaccatagAAATGGCACTGACAAACAGATCATACTCTAAAAACTAGTGCTGCTACTGTTCTACAGTTACCATTCAGTTACCACTGCAGTGGGTACATTAATAATTActataattacattattttgtgGCACAGCCACATTTTGTGGCACAGCCATTGTTGACATGCTAGCCTACATACTTTATATACTATAGAATATTTAAAAGCAGTGGAAAGAAGAGGGCCTAATCAACCCTGGCCAAAGCAGACCAGTGGTGGGGTAGTATCAAACTCTGCAACACCCTCAAACACCACAACAGTAGTATTAGGTGTTACAAGTGTTGACACTGAtgtagctgctgctgacatttgCTAGATACTGACTTCAAGTTATCAGCTGCACCTCCTGTTAAGTTCTGAAGGAGTCTGCACGGGATATATGAGATAGCCATGTATCTTTACAGTACATAACACTAATTAACACTGCCTGTACACCTGAATTTCACTTAAATAGTAAGAGCCtctcattggataattactgctttgatttatatttttcagctggcaacaagttatttaactctaataGATGCattgagtagcttctcatttattaaactaccatgtcagaagacacatcctgtggccATGGAAAAggtgttaatgtgtttcagaAGGGTAATATTATTGGaatgaatatgaaatatgaatgaaatgaaatattagagtgtgtcGGTTTGAACGGGCAGTTTATTACTCAAAATAAGCTTTGGCACTGACCTATGACATATGGTTCGAGAGCTTTGGGCACCAGGCTCCGCGCAACCTTCAAATCCTCTGGAGAACACTTTCCCACCTCCAAACCACAGGCCATCCCCATACGTTTCAGCACCTCAATGTCATCGTGAATCTCAAACATGCTGTCAAAATTGAACAAATACTCGAACCTGCAgatgagaaaaaggagaaacacaaaaacactgaaaaagcttacgtaaaaacataaaataaaatctaattgtaaaacttgtaaaaaaaaagtcccaaGTGACACATTTTAGCCAAGTGACTTTAAAGGATTGCATTTGTGTTTAGTTGGGTATGGGCAGAACAAATGTGGctacttttgtttgttttacaagtaaatacagttgcaagaaaaagtgttgACACGGTTtacaatttcctggttttctgcataaattggtcatgaaatgtcTTTCAATCTtcacaaataaacaatatttctaagccgaaaaaacacaaattgtcatgatctttcatgtcttcgGTAACAACAACCATTAAACAGAGTGATGCTGGAAAAAATGGATGGGATGTTTTATATGAATATGAACAATATTCTATAAATAACTTGATAAGTTAACTTTAGATAACTACTTCAACTCTGGTGTGAACAGCTCATTgcacagcatctctattgggttgaggtctgggctcttaCTGCGCCACTTCAAGAGGCTGTGAGTCTAACATCAGCCCAGCAGAGAAGAACATCGTAATTTGGGGCTCCTTTGCTGCCTTGGGCCTGGACAGCTTGACATCAgggatgtttaaaaaaagacattaaagacTGACTtggttttatcagcttagaaatattgtgtttgtgtgaagatcagatcacatttcacaaacaaattatgcagaaaactaGGAAAATGCAAACTGTGCCAATACTTTTTCTAGAATTTGCTGAAACTGTCCAACCAGCCTTAATCAAGTTCATTCTAATGACCAACCTTAAATCTTTATAACAAGATTTTTAAACCCAGTGCACATGATTTGTTTATTTGGGTTGCTTTGCCTTGACATAAGAACCTTATATACTTAAACTAACAGAGTTACAGTAAGCACAATCCCTTAACTCAAAACTAGTTGAAGGGATAACAGTGAATGAGATTATTGTATCTACATAATATTGGGACATCATTTGACAAGTCACAATCAATGCACTGAGCTATAAAAAATAAGTCTTGAggttaatgtttttctgtttttgtttttttttaaaagaaagttCTGAAAACTAAGGCTCGGACAATAGCTTACTTGTCATTGGAGATGCTGCAGTCGATGACAGTTTTCTTGCTGGTGTTGACAATAATAAAAGGAAGATGGATAATCGAGTTGGGAGGTGGAGGTCTGTTTGCTTGCTGCTCTGACTGTCTGTTCCGCTGAACCAGGTTCTTAAAAGCGATTTGCTGTACGAGAACATCAAAGAAAGTTGAGAACATTGAAGCAGTTTCACACAATATTCGACTTAGATTTACAGCCCATTCAACATTTCTGGTCAAGTTTCATCACCCAAACCTCAGCTGGATTTACTGTGCTGCATTGTTCTGCTGTACATTTCTCCGGCAAAGTAGAGTAACTGGTTTATATCAGTTAATCCACTTTGCTTTTCTCTAAAGGGACTTACTTAAGAAAATacttgtgcatttgtgtattcATATACATGAATGGACTCTTGCAGTGAcaagacaaaaatgtatttaaggCATGTGGTGTTTCTTCAACAATCTCTCCTAGCATCAAACATGCAGAGGAACAAGCAAGCAACCCAAAATGGCCATTTTAAGCTTTAATATGTAGTTATATTTGAGGAGGTATCCATTATCTTAAGCAGAATAAATATCATAGCTACAGAGGCTGATTTTCTattctaaacaaaaaaaagtgccCAATTATTTCCTACCTGCAGTATGAGCTCCTGAAGCTGTGATTGTTTCTGCTTAATCCTTTCCAGCCGCCTTTGTCTTTCCACCTACAGTCAATATTAAAGAAATTAAGCACAACAGAGAACATATATAAACAATACCAGGTAATGCAAGTCTCAACTTCTTCCTACCTCTAGGTTTTGGCACTCCTGTGCTGAGTTGGTGGGCAAACCAATCcatttgatttcctttttttctttagaaataATGTTCATGGCCATGAGCACATTAAGTGCATCGTAGACACGCCGCCGAATGTTCTTCTGGTCATACACATGCTAAGgcacacacataaaagaaaaataatataaactacTTATAAAATGTTCAAAAGATAACATATCATGAGACCTTCTGTAAACATATCTAGGCTTTATTTACGTTTATATCATTCTGAGAAAATCtcatgcagctgctgcactCACCGAGTCATTAGGTGACATGTGGTTGTCTGAAGAGCTGAATTCTGCAACGAGTTCATCTGCAACTTCATTGTAGGTGGTAACTCCTTTCTTCTGCACCTTCTCGCACACTTTCATGGAGAAATGTCTTAAGCCCTTcccatttttttccccttttttacCCCGCTTtctacagacagagagacaagagatTCCACAACATTACTGAATTTTTAGAAACATAATGACtagaatatatttttttctttttttttggaaattATTTCACACCATCTCTGTCTTTCGAAACCATCTCTGCAATGATGCAATAAGGTTAAGGTCCAACCATAACGTAAGCATCTTTTGAAGACTTACCCTGATGACCAAGGAGAGGCATCGGCTGGTTGACTCTGAGTGAGAAACTGGGAACTTGGCGTGTGTGGACTGTTAACCAAAATGGTATTTGATACCGTAGGCCTCTGTGGTGTTCCAATCACCTACAAAggacagagcaggagaaggTTAGAGAAATTATTCATACTGATCACTGGCAGTAATCTTGCAAGTCAAAGAACATAAAATTGGCTCTACAAAATGCAGTGTATTCAAATTAGAATATATATTGAGAATGGACACCAAgtatagataaaaaaaatccataatgttttattgaagCAATTGTAATATAACTTTTAAGGGGAAAATATGGACATGACTTTTTAGTagtataaacaaaatataagcATGGCCGATGATGAATTTGAGGATTTgtttaaactgacattttcttCAAATGTCCCAAACAGTAAAGTAACAAGGAGATAGGTGATCTATTTCGTCACTAAGGTGATATCTAAGCTGATTTCCGTTATGTATACATTCCATGTATTTAATAGGATGATGGGTGTAAACCTGCTGACTGAAGAGTTGATAAGCTTAGGATCAACTGGTCACCTCACAATGATAATGGAGGGGCTTACACAACAGTAAGACGGCATTGGAAGTCAGCAAACACTGACAATTTAGAAAGCTTGGACTTTTTAAAGGTGTTGAAATGTTTGGGGCTCTGACACAAATGTGGCTGAGAAAGCAAAACAGCCTGACTGACCATGCAGTGTAGTAATTGTGTGGAACATCACTCACCATGTGTGGTAAATGTTGCATGTGTGCAGCAACGTTCACATTGGATGGCCCAAGTGTTTTGGGCAGTAACTGTTTAGCCACAGGGGCTGCTGTAGGCTGGACAGTAACCAAAGAGAGGACACCTAACAGAAGATATGACAAGACAAGTAATGAGTAGAGCTCTTGATTGAAGCCCTATTGCCCCCTATTGTCCAACCATCACCACACAATTACTTTACTCCTCATTTATCTTAATATAATCCAATTATGACCTCaatagaaaacatacagtacaattatcacctttctgccagttttaaaaaatactgacAAATCATAACTTTGCAAAAGTacaattcatggcagagctgcagtatTGTGTAATTGTACAACTTGTCTTTTGTTTGGACCAGTGGTGGTACAGGGAGGAGTGGGTTAGTTCCTTGTAGAGACATCTTTGACATTACATTCAAGATATACcgactaaaataaataataaaactgaagtgtgaccacatttttaaacatttagttcTCTCTGCCCTTGACACTAAGAACAGGATCCCATGGTATCAGTGTGCTGcagtgaatgagagagagagagagagagagagagatctgacCCTAtccctcacacacagactccaaGAGAGATCTTATGCATTGGTAATAGCAAACATGCATCATAAACTCTTAATGAGAAACAGAGTTGGTGGGGCAAAATGTTCAAAAGAACATTAAAGGTAGCAGTAACTAATATGAAATCTATTTCCTTAACTTCTCCAGTTCTAAAAGCAGAGCAGGTAACATCGGAGTTTATTGATACTATGGTCGTTAATAATTTAGCTCCTGTGTCAGTTTAATACCAGGTTTAGGTAGTCATCGCTTATGGGGGCAGTAACTAGGAACACATACCTTTGCTAGGGCTCAGATTCTGATCGATGAAAACCTTCAGCTCTCCATTTGTTTCAATCAGACCAGCCTGTTGAGGACAAGCCATTAATacaatcaaaaagaaaactcactACATTACAGCTATAAGCATACAgttaaaaacaatacagaaagCAAAACGTTTGGTTATGCGAGATGAGATCAGTCAGCTATACTAACTTATATGCCTTGTTTTCTCATCAGCCAGAATGTGCTAGATAGACTAAAGACCtttttttccatatttaaaGTTTCTTACATCTTTAGCCATGATCCCAAAGGACCGGAGGAGTTGCGCTTcaggttaaaaaataaatttttcttctgttttccaaTCTTCAGACttctgggggaaaaaaaaaagaggtcaaatataaaaaataaaactggttagttttcattttccttaaaaacatttttccacaatATTTCCACATGATATTTTATTCCGTTTTACCACTCAAATAAATCTACTTCTGAACTAAGGCCCATTTGAAGTCCTTGTTGTCAGCACACTGTACAAAGCTACATCACTATCGTTAGCTTGGGTCACCAAGTAGTCTTACAGTATTCTTCTTAAACAAAAACGTGAATATTTTAGATACCTCTTAATTGTATGATGCATTGAAGAGTATTTTTGAATGCACAGTGTTTGCAGAACACCACATTAAACCACCCTTTGATGCTTACAACTTTTACTACGCTAAGTGTGCACAAGGCCTAGCTACTTCAGACATCGAGCACGTCCGGAGGAGAGGCATCATCGAACTTCTGCTACAGGTCACGAAAACATGATAACTTTATCACACAAGCGCAAAACTATTAACGTGACTAACGTGATAGCTGCATGTGGCTACTGGTATTACGGCTGGATAGAGTAGTAACAGCATTCATTTACGACGAGAGCAACAAGCTTTTGTTGAATGCAGCTAACACTGCTAACAGTTAACGTTAGCCTTAGATTCAGCTTGCTggcgttagctagctagttagccaATGCACGTTTTGAAAGGATTCACATAAAATTTAGCATTTATTCGCTCCGTGCTGCAGATTCCAGACGAAGCTGAGTATGGGTTAACATTCAAGAAGTGTATATGCATTTCGCACGGCGAATGAAGTTAATATAGTGATTATGTGCACTTACGAGTGCACTCTCCTGTTTCTTCGACGGCTGTTGTTGTTGGCATTTGAgaatggaggaagaggaggtctAAATCCCttccaaacaggaaacaaactaaGTAATGTCGAAGTACTTATAAACTATTTTATACATAAGTCTATtaacaaaatgatttattaatgaCGAGTGTTCAACTCGAACTTATTTTTCCCcaggtttttgtcttttgccGTTCTAAGTTACAGTAAGTCAAGCCAGGTTTTGCCTGTTGGTCGATTAGTGAAACTGTATGAAAAGTGGATCGTTTCCAATtgtataaagaaaaaacagacagaaacatctATTATATAAAGTTATCCATGAAATTAGCACAATATATGTTACTAAAACACAAGATGTCACGATAGATTTCCACTTCGCATCCGAAACAACTTGCTACAGATCCTAAAAAGGCTGTTACGTTATTCGAAATGAGATTTGCTTATTCAGTAAACTGGTTTGTTGACAGTCGTCTACTTTCACATTATCGGACACTTGTCACCTCCCAATTAGTCCgcaacaaacacagtaaaggCAACTTTAGCGGACACTGTCGTCCCGATGTATAGAAACACCTAAAATCTTAATTTCTCATCGAATTAGCCTGAATATTAATTTCAAATTGAATACCGACTTCTTCGTGACTAACTCTGGTTAGGTTATCGTTGCTGGTGTCATTTTTTTTCGACTTAGCACTTATTTTTATGGTGTTTATGGTGTTTCAGGATAGCACCGTTTGCTAACTAATGCTAAAATCTTGACAAATTACCGTACCGTTGCCTAGCAGCCAACCCGAGTATGTTAATATGACCAATCGATCATAATCAACCCAAAAGCGCTGCTAGCGCCTCTGTTCTCATTAGCTAGCTACATACGATAAGTTAGCAACTTGGCAGAACATTTATTAAAGTTAACGCCCAGAGTGTAACATTGCACTTTGCTATTTAGCAATACCCGGTGGTTATTTTAGCAATGAGCTAACTCGCTTTTACGCTTGAAAAGCCAGGACCACTGCCGCTTTGTTAGCCATCTGGCGTTACGCTAGCTAACGCTAGTAGCTAGCGGCCGACTTAATCCACAGCTGTCATCGACAACACTGCCAGAATTAGCTGTACTTTTACCGGGGTTAGCTTCGTGTCTGTTCATAGTATATTTTCAAGACATTTAAGCAGAATTAGTAAAGCACATTAATCGTCAAGAAGGTCCTTTTGCAGACGTTTAATAGCCACAAGTCAATAAATGGGTCTCACCAGTGCACTTCACAAGTTAGCAAATTGTTTGTTAGCCTTTTCTGTCCGCTCTCTGCTAGCCTTGCTTCAGCAGCGCGTCTTACAATCTGATCTTGGCGGTGTCTCACTTTAGAGGGGTCTGATTGGACGGCAGCGAGGAGACGAAAGCAAAACAGTCAAAGTGGTTCATGCCCACAACCTGCACCTCCTGGGATTGGTGGAGACcgagcagctgcagagacagacacatcGCCATCTGCTGtgtaggaggaggagaaaacattttaaagacaaaccTCCACAGCAGATACTTCAAGACACCTCTCACTGCAGGAAGATTTAGGGTGCACCTAATGAAGACTGACGACAAGTGCATGTTTAAGAATTATTTCTCAGGAGAACCTCATTGCAATCAAAAGAAGaattgtgcatttttgtgtctGGCTCACGAGAACATCTCAAAGTCAAGGACAGACTCGTTTTAGCATTAAAAGAAGgtttaaatgtatgtacagCAAACTGTAAGGAATTGACAGATTTCTCATTTTGTTAGGTCACATATTTGAGGGGGTACTGTAGCACTGAGATTCTTAAAAATCATTGCTACCACCTTGGTTTGTAGcacagtgtgtatttttacCATTTGACAGCAGTCATTAATTACAATAGAGAAAACGGGAGGTGGGAAACCTAGaacatacaacaaacaaacatacaaccCTGTGTCATGTGTGAACTGCTGTCCATCTGAACTGGATTTgatacaggaaagaaaaacatatacacatatacatatacatagtTGATACAAATTTGACTGATTTCCAAGGTCAAAAGCCAAATATCCTTTCAACTGCAATGTTTTCAATTACATACTGTGTAAACATAACCTAAAACCACCTAAAATCACCTAACTAGTAGGTTTTGCTGTAAATACAGTTTTGAAATTCGTAGAGAGATACTAACCTGACATTTATCTTTAACGATGCCTGCTGAGTCTCCCAGAATCACAGTGCAGTTAAGAACTTCTTAACTATTACATACACTCAGATCATTACAGGAGTCCATATTTAGTGATTTATTAAATGCACATGCAGTTGAAGATTGCAGTATGTCACCTGCTACATGTCCTTAATTGGGGTTATAAACACTTAAGTTTATCAGTGCTTACTCTaggtacatttttaaaactataatGCAACAGTCCTACCTTCAGGTCtttcatactgtaaaataacaaaaaaacaaaaaaaaaggaaggctGACGTCCACTGATACTCTATCAGttacagtgctgtgtgtgttatttgcaCTTGTTGATGGGTGGATTCACTTTCAAATGAGATAAACCTCAGCTGAGCCTCCTGTCAGTCTGCCACCCAGTAATGTATTATACTATAAGATGGCCACTGCTGTTTTTCCTCGTATGGGAACTTAAGGTCTTCAGTGTTCACCaagtaaataaattcaaaccaGATCTTTGCCTTGACATATTTAGAGCTGGAAATAAAGATCACCTGCCTGCAATGATCGGTTAGATCTTGTTTCTGTGGAAGGCACTCATTAAAGTTTGATTTGAACAAATCCATTTTTAAtgacctttaaaaacaaatgtcttctaAATGAATTTGGGACTCCGGTGTGTGGTGTAGTGTGTAGTCCTTATTAGAGATGAGAGTGTTTTATGCCATTTGTCATGCTGGTAGTCAGAGTGTCCATAAAAGAGTAGGTGATCTCCGATTGTTAAGGGGGTTCAGAATAGTAGTCGTCCAGtctgtaaatatacagtatgtttcctgttacatgttttacattaaagtaaacaaaactgcatctatttaaaattataattgcaaatgtttgagaatatatgtgtgtctgtgtggttctTTCTCTGGTTTTggtcctttccttttcttcGCTCTGGGGTTAACGAGGatttttgaatgttgaataaacatattcaaaattgttaaacaaacagacacatattATCAGTACCTCTATTTGTTCTTAAAAATATTGGAATTTTTCCTTGAATTTACAAATGCATTCATTTTCCAACTTATTAACATAATCTAGGTAAAAGGAATACAGTGTAATAGAGCACTCCTGCAGCAAATTCTGCTTTTAGCATCTTAGTTCATGTTCGTGTCCAATTTTAGAGGTTTTATTCAGATCTTTTGGTTTCATTGTATAACTGAAAAATCAAGTTCACTCATTTGAAATAAGGCAAATAATAAAAGTGCAGCTGCTGAAAACCTCATTTTTCTACAGAAACCTGTAATAGCCATTTGACTCTTGCGCATGCGCAGAATGAACGACAGTCGGGCTACCAAACTGGTCAAACAGCGGGTGTGAAAATGGTAGGTaaccaaaataaacacaaaaccagGCACTGG
This Anabas testudineus chromosome 21, fAnaTes1.2, whole genome shotgun sequence DNA region includes the following protein-coding sequences:
- the tfdp1a gene encoding transcription factor Dp-1a, encoding MAKDAGLIETNGELKVFIDQNLSPSKGVLSLVTVQPTAAPVAKQLLPKTLGPSNVNVAAHMQHLPHMVIGTPQRPTVSNTILVNSPHTPSSQFLTQSQPADASPWSSGKRGKKGEKNGKGLRHFSMKVCEKVQKKGVTTYNEVADELVAEFSSSDNHMSPNDSHVYDQKNIRRRVYDALNVLMAMNIISKEKKEIKWIGLPTNSAQECQNLEVERQRRLERIKQKQSQLQELILQQIAFKNLVQRNRQSEQQANRPPPPNSIIHLPFIIVNTSKKTVIDCSISNDKFEYLFNFDSMFEIHDDIEVLKRMGMACGLEVGKCSPEDLKVARSLVPKALEPYVIEMAKGPISNVYITGGSSSNGARYPASSDGCPDGTMASSSNDSHYSGSRVETPVSYMGDDDDEDEYDENDDED